Proteins from a single region of Stappia sp. ES.058:
- a CDS encoding PQQ-dependent sugar dehydrogenase, giving the protein MRFPFKGLGLAAVIGLASLPQALAQQVHEAASARFTVTKMVDGLDYPWGFDFLPDGSLLVNEVDGRMLWVSADLGQRVEVAGVPEVRASGQGGLLDVVVAPDFTQTGDVFLTYSEPGPGGAGTTAARARLLREDGTVRLADVKVIARMDKKTRGGRHFGSRVIPAPDGTVYVTTGDRGEAERAQDPFDHAGSVLRVARDGGIPADNPFANGEKALPEMWSTGHRNIQGAAVEPGTGRLWTVEHGARGGDEINVPRAGLNYGWPVISYGRHYSGGRIGVGTTAKGYEQPVHYWDPSIAPSGMAFYSGDAIPAWTDDLFVGALKDQLISRLEVENGAVTNEERLVVGDYGRIRTLRNGPGGTLWFSTDEADGALYRISAAP; this is encoded by the coding sequence ATGCGATTTCCGTTCAAGGGTCTTGGTCTTGCAGCTGTCATCGGTTTGGCGAGCCTGCCGCAGGCGCTCGCGCAACAGGTGCATGAGGCGGCCTCCGCCCGGTTCACCGTGACGAAGATGGTCGACGGTCTGGACTACCCCTGGGGCTTCGACTTCCTGCCCGACGGCTCGCTGCTGGTGAACGAGGTCGACGGGCGGATGCTCTGGGTGTCCGCCGATCTCGGGCAGCGCGTCGAGGTCGCCGGCGTGCCTGAGGTGCGGGCCTCGGGCCAGGGTGGATTGCTCGATGTGGTTGTCGCGCCGGATTTCACCCAAACCGGCGACGTGTTCCTGACCTATTCCGAACCGGGGCCGGGCGGAGCCGGCACGACGGCGGCGCGGGCGCGGCTCCTGCGCGAGGACGGCACGGTGCGGCTTGCCGACGTGAAAGTGATCGCGCGCATGGACAAGAAGACGCGGGGCGGGCGGCACTTCGGTTCGCGCGTCATTCCCGCACCCGACGGCACGGTTTACGTCACCACCGGCGACCGGGGCGAGGCGGAGCGCGCGCAGGACCCCTTCGATCACGCGGGCTCGGTGCTACGGGTGGCCCGCGACGGCGGCATTCCGGCCGACAATCCCTTCGCCAACGGAGAAAAGGCGCTTCCCGAAATGTGGTCGACCGGCCATCGCAACATCCAGGGCGCGGCCGTCGAGCCCGGGACCGGGCGGTTGTGGACCGTGGAACATGGCGCGCGCGGTGGCGACGAGATCAATGTGCCGCGCGCCGGGCTCAATTACGGCTGGCCGGTGATCTCCTACGGGCGGCATTATTCCGGCGGCAGGATCGGTGTCGGCACGACGGCGAAGGGCTATGAGCAGCCCGTGCACTACTGGGATCCCTCCATCGCCCCCTCGGGCATGGCGTTCTATTCGGGCGACGCGATCCCGGCATGGACGGACGATCTCTTCGTCGGCGCGCTCAAGGATCAATTGATCTCCAGGCTCGAGGTCGAGAACGGCGCGGTGACGAACGAGGAACGGCTAGTCGTTGGCGACTACGGGCGCATCCGCACGCTTCGCAACGGCCCCGGGGGCACGCTGTGGTTTTCCACCGACGAGGCCGATGGCGCGCTGTACCGGATTTCGGCCGCGCCGTGA